A single genomic interval of Candidatus Babeliales bacterium harbors:
- a CDS encoding HAMP domain-containing protein: MNEPLHKRRLLIIVLSIGALFVTSWLELFLQRKHNLIGAGINRSFFFLLINVHVIVIVALLYLIIRQSIKLFIERHKGLPGSAFKRNLLFAFTFFSVIPSFFVFFTAGKIITTSIDHWFHARISTGLASGMKLHKAQTQTLRQELAAASTLVAANNPTTQQELEQTIQDLQEQCPILAQCSVYCWPQEPLHLVTSLNQEIERWRLYRTFNDRSVKHLRDAFLARLHKYQARQDSVFDFFGSLYWVQKIGENYLCVAYRYPAATRVHLIDMQNSLDDYYQLQSMRNPIYYIYLFTFILVTLLILFLSIWCAFYLARGISTPIQELLEATERIKSGHWDVHVNCDESSDLHTLAHGFNEMISAVNRAHTELESKNTEMLAILENMKASVFFVNKFARITMNNRAAKELVAKYLNLNRFKNRRVNFFGHEVKAKFIELTRKLAKTESSFLSEEISFNVKGENRILMIHLSAISTSNGPNNVEKGLLIVIEDLTDIVKASKIKTWQEAAKQVAHEIKNPLTPIQLATQRLQRKYRPVLEHEPIFMDCTSTILHQVNIIKDLAAHFSEFASMPAPHIETADLNDIITEILRFYRVSYPSIHFTCLLKSPPVIKTDIKKIKRVLINLLDNSVRALLEKNESSKSIKIETKILPQTNKLELIIADNGPGIEAGMRDKLFLPYVSSNKKNMGLGLAIVHDIVTQLGGNIQLLATKTGAIFQILLNLE, from the coding sequence ATGAACGAACCATTACACAAACGCCGCCTTCTCATTATCGTGCTCAGCATTGGTGCCCTTTTTGTCACCAGCTGGCTCGAGCTTTTTTTGCAACGCAAACACAACTTGATTGGCGCCGGCATTAACCGCTCATTCTTTTTTTTACTCATCAATGTTCATGTGATTGTAATTGTGGCACTGCTGTACCTAATTATTCGGCAAAGCATTAAGCTTTTTATTGAGCGGCACAAAGGCCTGCCCGGCTCGGCGTTTAAGCGCAACTTACTCTTTGCGTTTACTTTTTTTTCCGTCATTCCTTCATTTTTTGTTTTCTTTACCGCCGGCAAAATTATTACCACCAGCATTGACCACTGGTTCCACGCGCGCATTAGCACCGGCCTTGCAAGCGGCATGAAACTACACAAAGCACAAACACAAACGTTGCGCCAAGAACTGGCAGCCGCCAGCACGTTGGTAGCAGCCAACAACCCAACCACACAGCAAGAACTTGAGCAGACAATCCAAGATTTACAAGAACAATGCCCCATTCTTGCACAGTGTTCAGTCTACTGCTGGCCACAAGAGCCGTTGCATTTGGTCACCAGCTTGAACCAAGAAATTGAACGGTGGCGCTTGTACCGTACGTTTAACGACCGCAGTGTAAAACACCTGCGCGATGCTTTTTTGGCACGCTTGCACAAGTACCAAGCCCGCCAAGACAGCGTGTTTGATTTTTTTGGCTCGCTGTACTGGGTTCAAAAAATTGGCGAAAACTATCTGTGCGTTGCCTACCGCTACCCCGCAGCCACGCGCGTGCATTTAATTGATATGCAAAACTCACTTGATGATTACTACCAGCTGCAGTCAATGCGCAACCCCATTTATTATATTTATCTGTTTACATTTATTTTGGTCACGCTGCTCATTTTGTTTTTATCAATTTGGTGCGCATTTTACTTGGCCCGCGGCATTAGCACGCCAATTCAAGAACTTTTGGAAGCTACCGAGCGCATAAAAAGCGGGCATTGGGACGTGCATGTTAATTGCGATGAATCGAGCGATTTGCACACACTTGCTCACGGCTTTAACGAAATGATTAGTGCGGTTAACCGGGCACACACAGAACTTGAAAGTAAAAATACCGAGATGTTGGCGATCCTTGAAAATATGAAAGCTTCGGTATTTTTTGTTAACAAATTTGCCCGCATCACCATGAACAACCGGGCAGCAAAAGAGCTGGTCGCCAAATACTTAAATCTTAATCGTTTTAAAAATAGACGCGTTAACTTTTTTGGGCACGAAGTGAAAGCAAAATTTATTGAACTGACGCGCAAACTAGCAAAGACTGAAAGCTCATTTCTTTCTGAAGAAATCAGTTTTAATGTGAAAGGCGAAAACAGAATTTTAATGATTCATCTTTCCGCCATTAGCACCAGCAACGGTCCTAACAATGTAGAAAAAGGGCTGTTGATTGTCATTGAAGATTTAACTGACATTGTAAAAGCAAGCAAAATTAAAACCTGGCAAGAGGCAGCCAAACAGGTTGCACATGAAATTAAAAACCCCCTCACACCAATTCAACTGGCAACCCAGCGGCTCCAGCGTAAATACAGGCCGGTACTTGAACACGAACCAATTTTTATGGATTGCACCTCAACCATTTTGCATCAAGTTAATATTATCAAAGATTTGGCGGCGCACTTTTCTGAGTTTGCCTCAATGCCTGCCCCGCACATTGAAACAGCAGACCTCAACGATATTATTACCGAAATTTTACGCTTTTACCGCGTCAGCTACCCCAGCATTCATTTTACCTGCCTGCTCAAAAGCCCACCAGTCATAAAAACTGATATAAAAAAAATTAAACGCGTGCTCATTAACTTGCTGGACAACAGCGTACGCGCCTTGCTCGAAAAAAACGAAAGCAGTAAGTCGATTAAAATTGAAACAAAAATTTTGCCACAGACCAACAAGCTGGAGCTCATTATTGCCGACAATGGCCCGGGCATTGAAGCAGGAATGCGCGATAAGCTTTTCTTGCCTTATGTTTCTAGCAACAAAAAAAACATGGGACTTGGCTTGGCAATTGTTCACGACATTGTTACACAGTTGGGCGGCAATATCCAACTGCTTGCAACCAAAACAGGAGCTATTTTCCAAATTTTACTCAACCTTGAATGA
- a CDS encoding HIT domain-containing protein, which produces MEKLYAPWRHGYVTKTDPNMPTGPLKNNCVFCEQFAQNNDEKYLILKRGQHTAVVMNYYPYNAGHLMVLPLEHKANLNDLEPAVRAELMELTNLSLNVVQEALKCAGFNVGINVGETGGGGIPSHLHMHIVPRWKGDTNFMATVAETTLICSPFHELYKNFKEIFDKS; this is translated from the coding sequence ATGGAAAAATTGTATGCACCGTGGCGGCACGGTTATGTTACCAAAACCGACCCCAACATGCCCACCGGGCCACTTAAAAATAATTGCGTTTTTTGTGAACAGTTCGCACAAAACAACGACGAAAAATATTTAATTTTAAAACGAGGCCAACACACGGCCGTGGTCATGAACTACTATCCCTACAATGCCGGGCATCTCATGGTGCTCCCACTTGAACACAAAGCAAACTTAAACGATCTCGAACCGGCGGTACGCGCAGAACTAATGGAGCTCACTAATCTCTCGCTCAACGTTGTACAAGAAGCACTCAAATGTGCCGGCTTTAACGTTGGCATTAATGTTGGCGAAACGGGCGGCGGCGGCATACCTAGTCATTTGCATATGCATATTGTACCTCGCTGGAAAGGCGACACCAACTTTATGGCAACGGTTGCCGAAACAACGCTCATCTGCTCGCCCTTTCATGAGTTGTATAAAAATTTTAAAGAGATTTTTGACAAGAGTTAA
- a CDS encoding Hsp20/alpha crystallin family protein produces the protein MNKRYGLLLVATLVCSNNAYGYHYDVFKYLDESFNQLERDMSSWFSNDLPRYRQQVQETVDSNLDDLAKKIEEQSDKIKKQSAELLDKLKDAGTRSQHHVRHLQNEANAVFASLKKSGSWLDRMIGRLTKTEKTRQMFNLPGKFSATEKEEDGTYKLEISLPGFGRDDIKLNVQETEHRVIVTAEKSDSNTAQKNGGWRYHSESYFSSQTVNNRTKKIEYKDGKLQVTVDLPDNVDTKNFNSTIDQEKAMITLQLKTADQAPVAQK, from the coding sequence ATGAACAAGCGTTATGGTTTACTTCTTGTTGCAACACTGGTATGCAGCAACAATGCATATGGTTATCACTACGATGTTTTTAAATATCTTGATGAGTCGTTTAACCAACTTGAACGGGACATGAGTTCATGGTTTTCTAATGATCTGCCCCGCTACCGCCAACAAGTGCAAGAAACTGTGGACAGCAATTTGGATGATTTGGCAAAAAAAATAGAAGAACAATCTGACAAAATAAAAAAACAAAGCGCCGAGCTTTTAGACAAACTTAAAGATGCCGGCACGCGTAGCCAACATCACGTACGCCACTTGCAAAATGAAGCAAACGCCGTTTTTGCTTCGCTAAAAAAAAGCGGTAGCTGGCTGGACCGTATGATTGGACGTCTAACCAAAACCGAAAAAACGCGCCAAATGTTTAACTTGCCTGGCAAGTTTAGCGCAACGGAAAAAGAAGAAGACGGTACCTACAAGCTTGAAATCAGCCTGCCTGGTTTTGGACGCGACGATATCAAGCTCAACGTGCAGGAGACCGAGCACCGCGTAATTGTCACGGCAGAAAAAAGTGACAGCAACACGGCGCAAAAAAATGGCGGCTGGCGCTACCATTCAGAAAGCTATTTTTCTTCACAAACGGTCAACAACCGCACCAAAAAAATTGAGTACAAAGATGGCAAGTTGCAGGTAACTGTTGATCTGCCCGACAATGTTGATACTAAAAATTTCAACAGCACCATTGATCAAGAAAAAGCAATGATCACACTCCAACTCAAAACAGCTGATCAAGCACCGGTTGCTCAAAAATAA
- a CDS encoding ankyrin repeat domain-containing protein: MFHSLRKIILVILLCVGQAHSAASSSSNQENSYPKNTTTNWKKINPMGVYGKLCKAAMCGNIATTKAILEIFPDLIHQKDPNNLWTPLHYACWEGEFRWITTFVTECKLNLDATAHKNLTPLHIACMRGYDLLVRYLLQKNANKETKTSSGYNAFELALIYGFNNKNPQRALAIAQLFYPEIAFRTDEHFIEKIGTLIERSTSKHNIPFLHSAASLGDVELVEFLLELGYSPLEEDRRQRLPHEVADGYKQRDTEALLFSKLCSSNGATQDLHYFSVLAASPKREFLERLASPSRSGDITPPPSPHNSRTITPPLGLRR; the protein is encoded by the coding sequence ATGTTTCATTCCTTAAGAAAAATAATCTTAGTCATACTACTTTGTGTTGGCCAAGCTCATAGCGCTGCATCATCATCAAGCAACCAAGAAAACAGTTATCCCAAAAATACAACGACAAACTGGAAAAAAATTAACCCCATGGGAGTTTATGGCAAACTATGCAAAGCAGCAATGTGTGGAAACATTGCAACAACCAAAGCAATTCTTGAAATATTTCCAGATTTAATTCACCAAAAAGATCCAAACAATCTTTGGACGCCATTGCACTACGCCTGCTGGGAAGGAGAATTTAGGTGGATAACTACCTTTGTTACAGAATGTAAGCTTAACCTTGACGCTACCGCGCACAAAAATCTTACACCATTGCATATTGCCTGCATGCGCGGCTATGATCTGTTGGTTCGTTATTTATTACAAAAAAATGCCAACAAAGAAACCAAAACCTCAAGCGGCTATAATGCCTTTGAGCTTGCGCTCATTTACGGTTTTAACAATAAAAACCCACAAAGAGCTCTTGCAATAGCTCAGTTGTTTTACCCAGAAATAGCCTTTAGAACTGATGAACATTTCATCGAAAAAATTGGAACCTTAATCGAAAGAAGCACAAGCAAACACAACATCCCTTTTCTGCACTCAGCCGCAAGCTTGGGAGATGTAGAACTTGTCGAATTTCTCTTGGAACTTGGCTATAGCCCTCTGGAAGAAGATCGCCGTCAACGCCTTCCTCATGAAGTTGCCGATGGCTATAAACAAAGAGATACTGAAGCTCTACTCTTCTCAAAGCTCTGCTCATCAAACGGAGCAACTCAAGATTTACATTATTTTTCTGTGCTTGCAGCAAGCCCAAAAAGAGAGTTCCTAGAAAGACTTGCAAGCCCCAGCAGAAGCGGCGACATTACTCCTCCACCAAGCCCACACAACAGCAGAACCATAACCCCACCACTTGGACTTAGAAGATAA